The DNA segment CACTTTAAATGAAACAGTTTTAGTTTCTCCAGGTTGAATTTTCCAACCAAGGTCATCTTCATCAACATCAGACATGTATTTAATCATTTTTAATGCGCAGGGGTCTGTCCATACTACATTCCAGTAAATGGGGGAACCAGTAGTAGTATCTAGAGTTCCAGTATACTTTTGACTTATCTTGAAATATTCCACGTGATCATTGTTGTTTTTGATGGTGACGGTTATAGTAGACTCCAGATAAGTAAACTTTACTTCTGAATCTTGTTCTGAAACCCATGTCTGTTGATCTGATGTATCATCCGCTGCCCATGAAGATGAAAGAGCTGTGAACAGGATTAAAAAAATCACAGCCATGAGTACTTTGTTAATGTTCATCTTAAGCCTTCCCCCATTGATCCTAGTTCCAATTATCTCATGTTTTCAGCGGATTTTTCATCCTGTCCCGTATATCCGTTTCAACTCAGTTATCATCCATTCTGGAGCATTCTGAGTTGGAACTGTGAGTTGTAAGCTCTGACTGTTCTGCATCAGGAACAGGGCATTTTCACGTGGCACTTCCAATACCACCATGTACCTTACATCCAGTTCACCAAGATTGGAAGCCCGTTCAAAGTCTGATAATCTCCAACCATAAGCATTGAGTAAACTGGTGACTTGTGCTTCGTTCCATGTGTTTGATGCTGCTGCCTTGAGGAGTTCTTCAACATCGGTACTTGCAGTTTGACTTCTACTGGTGGTCATGGTCAGGGTGTTAACCGCGACCTCCTGAGATTGTTCCAACTGTGCACCCACTGTTCCACTATCTTTAGCCCTTAAAATGGCAAGAACAGTTGCCCCACTAATTGTAGGCGATGATGCAGTTGATTGCGTTGTTGCAGTCTGATTAGTGGTTGTGTTATTGGCTGCAGTAGTTGTTGCAGAAGCGTTAGTTGTGGTCAGATAAACATCCACACTGTCCCCCACGTTAATCAAACCTCCGGCAGCTTGAAGCCGGGTGATTATTATGGGCACCGCTACAGTATCCGGAGTTTTAATTTCCATGTTGGCCAGAACTGTGGCATCAGCCTCATTAACTATCTTCTGGGCATCAGCAACCTTCATCATCAGGTTTTTCTGACCACCTGCTGCATATGTGATCATTACCCTTCCATAGGGATCCTTTTTAGCTTCGATCTGTTGATTTTGATACTCTCTCCAGCTTTCAGTGGCTGGACCTAATACATCCACTGCCAGAACCATTTCTGGTGTGGTTCCCCCGTCAATTTCCGCGAGAATCGATGTTTTTCTGGGGTCTAATGCAAGAGCCCCTTTAAAATAGGTGTTTACCTCTGTGATCTTGGTTTGCTTGGCTGCGGTCATGGCATCCTGATAGGGTGCGAAAACCAAAAAGTAGTAACCAGCACCAACTAGCACAATGAGTATAATTCCAAAAACAGCTGCGCCAACCAGGGTTCTTTGATCGTCATCAGGAACCCCTTTTCCAAATCCTGCTGCACTACCAATACCGCCGAAACGTCCTTTCTTTTGGGGTTGTTTCTTTAATGGTGGCTTTAAGGTGGGTTTATCCTTGGGTATGGGACGGGGCTTTGGCATGGGACGGGGTTTTTTATCCCCAGATGAAAGTTTACCATCATCACCCTTGCTGTTATTATTGGTTATTTTTTCCTTGGATTTTTCAGTGGCCTTGGACACCATACCTTTGAGACGACCGCCGATGTCCGAGTCAGCTTTTTTCCCTTCCTTTCGCAGATCAGGAACATCTTTTTTGTCTTTATCCTTCTTTCCTAAGATCTTATCTAACATGTGGACCACTTCTATGAAGTCTGCCGTATAATTCCATAAGAGGCACGATTATTACATATATTATAGTGAAGATGAATAAAAGCTTTGCGGGAAGATAAGCGATTAACGAGGAAATGTTCTGGGGCAAAATTGTTCCAATGATCAATATACTGCCGCCAACCATCAATATCATACCCCTAAATTTAGGATACTCAATGGTACTTATCATGAACACCGCAACCACTGCCATGATGATTAGTGCAAGGTCCATTCGGAACATGCCTGAGAGGTAGAATGATCCTAGGATCAACGCAGTGGTAGGTATGGGTAGTCCCACGAATTTATCTCCACCTGGAACATCACTTGAATCTGCAAGTACATTGAACCTGGAGAGTCTTAATATTCCACATATAACTATTAGGAGTGCTACTAGTATATTAAGGTATGGTATAGAATACGATTGGCACGCAGCAAACAAAAGCATTCCCGGGGCAACACCAAATGAGATCACATCCGAAAGTGAGTCCATGTTTTTGCCAAAACCATGTTCATCAACTCGGTTAGTTTGACGGGCTACCCACCCATCCACAGAGTCAAAGATCACTGCCAGGAGCATGAACTTGGCTGCCAAGATCAGGTCTCCAGTGGACACCATTACCACTGCCAGGAAACCTGAAGAAGCATTAGCCAGGGAAACTAGGTCAGCAGCAGCCATATAATGCCTTATATCCATATTTATACTCCGATATTAATTATAAGTATGTTTTTAACTTTTTTTACGCATTTGGGCGATTATAGTTTCTCCTGCAGTTGGTTTTTTACCTTCAGTGACCATCAATTCAGTGTTTTCATAGGGGATAATTAGATCAACTCTGGAACCAAATCTTATCATTCCCAGACGGTCGCCTGTTTTCACTTGGTCCCCTACTTCCACATATTGAACTATGCGCCTGGCCACGAAACCGGCTATCTGTATGACACCCACTTTTCCATACTCTGAATCTATAACTATTAAATTCTTTTCATTTTCAGTAAGTACATTTCGCATGGCGATTTTAAATTTACCCGGGTAATGTTGGGTCTTCACTATCGTCCCAGAGATGGGAGCCCGGTTAACATGAACATCGAAGGGGGACATGAAAGTACTTATCAGAATACCCTTCCCTCCCGGGCTTAGTATATGTTCCATCAATGGATCTTCATAGTGAACTGTTTTCACACGATCGATTTTTCCCTTTAGTATCCTACCATCTGCCGGAGCAACAATTAAACCCCCATTATAAGGTATTTTCCGGTTAGGGTCCCTGAAAAACTGCATCAAGAAGGCTATCAGTGAGAACATTATGAAACTTACAATAACATAGCCAAAAAGAAAGGGTAAAACCGCAAGGGTTAATAGTATGCCTGCTTTTTTTAGAGTTCCTTTGACGAACATGTGATATCCCTGTTATCAAAAATTTAGGTTGATTAGAGTTGTATATCGGCCTTATGGCCAAAAAGACAACACCAGCATATTATAAAAATATATATACCGTTAGTATATGATAGTAGCTTTAATCATTTACTTATACATATTAGAAGTTAATGATAATTCAACCATTTACTTATATATTCTTGAGAAATTAAAAGTAGTTTCATCTATTCATTAATATTCAAAATATAATTATTAGATTCAAGCTAACAATTACAGTAACTACCAGATTAGTTAACAATTCAGAAAATTGTATAATGAGAATTTTATCCAAATGAGAATTTTATCCATTTACTTATATATATAGAAATCAAATTGATATGCTGAACTTATTTATTGTATACTAAATACTTACCAAAAAAAGTCTTAATTCAATTTTAATAAAAGTGGTAACTGATGATTGAGAATAAAATAAAGATCCTGAGAAAAGCAGCTGAAGTTTCTACAGTGCAGGATTCAGATTATATATGGTGTGTCATTGCTGGTAACGAAGACATGGTTAACAACGTAGCTTACTCTGCTATAATGGATAAAGACCGGGTTAAAGTACTCTGCAGGGAACACGTGACCACCAGAGAATCATTCGTAACCAAAAAATTTGATTTTATCATGCTTCATGGAGAAACAAGCAAAATAAGAGAGCTGAGCATGATCTGTAAAGAGAATGGCGGTGCCTATCTTAAAATAGCACCATATTATGTTAAAGATGAGGGCAATCTTCTTTTAACAGTTGGTCCTGAAAATGCCATTAAAAAATTTGTGGGGGATTGTGAAAAAAGCATGGTAAAACTTTCTTTCCTGATAGAGGATCAAACCACCGGATTCATAGAAACCGATGTTTACATAACCAACATGCTACCCCGTTTCATTCGCAACACCATAGACCCCTTATTTAAAATGGCTGATGTTGCATTATCAACTGTTTTAATATCTGCAGAAGAGGAGAATGTTCCCAAAATTAAGGAACTTGCCAGATCCAATAAGATATTTTTAATTGAATTTAATAAAATTTTAAAGAAGTAGAAGAGTATTAATTATTTCATAGGAGGATTAAAATGTTCGGTTTCGGTAAAAAAGACGAAGTAGAAGATGATAAGAAACAAGCTTTGTCCAATACTTTGGGCATAGACTTAGGGACTCTTAACACAGTGGTGGCCAGACCATCAGGAGATAAATTCGATTTATTCAAAATACCCTCAGTAGTAGCTGTTAAAAAGGAAGATCCTGGCTATGTATTGGCTGTTGGTGAAGAAGCCAAAGCCATGTTAGGAAGAACCCCTGAGGATATTATAGCAGTTCGCCCATTAAGACAGGGAGTTATTGAAAGCATTGCCCAGGCAGAATCACTGTTACTTTACTCCATGGATCTGGGTTCCGGTGAAGACACTTCAAGCATCGACCGTATAGTTGTGGGTATCCCTGGAGACGCCTCGGAAGTGGAGAAAAAAGCCGTGGAAGATATTGGGAAGAAAGCAGGAGCTAATTACGTTCTAGTGATAAGTGAAGGGCTGGCAGCAGCGATAGGTGCTGGTCTTCCAATTGCAGAAGCTTCTGGTACCATGGTGATTGATATAGGAGCTGGATCAAGTGATGTGGTGGTTATTTCCCTGGGTGGAATAACTGATATTGAAACCATACGTAGTGGTGGAGATGATATCGACTCCAACATCGTTGAAAAAGTGAAAGAAATCTACAATGTAGAAATCGGTATCCACGAAGCAGAAAAAGCCAAAATAGAAGTGGGAATGGTTCACTCCGAAAATGATGGGGAAAACGGTAAAACCGTGGTCATTGGTAAATCCATGGCAACCAACAAACCAGAAAAAGTGGAGATAGATTCCACTCTGGTGGCAGATGCTGCTGAACCAATTATTGTTAAATTGGTGGAAGCCCTGGCAAAAGTCTTAGAAAGAATGTCACCTGAACTCATTTCCGGTGTTTACAACAAAACCGTGGTAGTAGGTGGAACTTCACAACTTAAAGGACTTAAAGAACGTATCTATGAAGAAGTAGGTGTGCCTGTGGAGATCTCAGATGATCCAATGACTGTAGTTGCCAAAGGAACCGCAATTGTGGCTGCTGAACCACGTGCACTGGAACCAGAAGTACGTCTTAAAGCCATGAAATAAATAGCCAGATATTGTGATATCTAAAAGTTGTGTTTGCCCTTTGAAAAGATTTCAATAAAACCGGGCAATTCACATCCCATTTTAAAAAAAAAATAAACCAAAGCCTCCATGAAAATAATAGGAATAGATGAAGCAGGCCGGGGATCCGTTTTAGGACCTCTGGTTGTTTCTGGCGTTGCCGTGGAAGAGGATCGAGTTAAATATCTTGAAAGACTCGGTTTAAAGGATTCCAAGAAGATTTCCCCCAAAAAAAGAATTGTTTTATCACGGAAGATAAAACGAATCGCTGAATGCCATACTGTACATATAACTGCCCATGACATAGACACACTACGATCCCGTGATGTTAATCTGAATGAGATTGAAAAAATCGCTATTAATCGCATCATTAGTGAATCTAACCCTTCTACATGTTTCATTGATTCCATGGATGTTAAACCAGAAAGATTGACCAGTGAACTGGAAACCATGCATTCTGAAGTCCGGGTGGTGGCTGAACATAAGGCAGATGACCGTTATCCCATTGTCTCTGCAGCTTCCATAATAGCCAAGGTGGAACGTGACCGGGCCATACAGGATATCCGAAAAACGTATGAAAATGTGGGATCTGGTTATCCCAGTGATCCTAAAACCATTGAGTTTTTGAAAACAATATCCCCTGTAGAGGATCTGCCTGACTTTGTACGCAGTTCCTGGGCAACAGTTGAAAGAATAAGAGGATAAGATGATTTACGAATTTTTCGCAGGCTCCTTCAACACCATACTGGAGATGTTCAAAAGTGGAGGAGTCATTACCTACATCATTACCATAATCGGAATTTATGGTATATTCTATTCTGCAGAGAAAATATACTACCTGCGCAAGATATCCCAAGTGGGATTACCCCAGATCATGAGTGAAGTGAACAAATCCATGGAAAGAGGCGGCTCTCTAGAGGCATTACGTTCCATAGGACGTTATCAAAATCCTATTTCTAAAATAGTTGCCGAAGCTCTTAAGATCGGTTTCCGTAATAATAGAGAAGTTGAAGATGCCATGGAAAGGGTATTCATTGTTGAAATGGGACGTATGACCAAAGGAATGGACACCATACGAACTATAATCGAAATAGCTCCTCTTTTAGGATTAATTGGAACTGTTCTGGGAATGTGGTACACTTTCAAAGCAATGGGAGTGAATGCCAGCCCCACTGGCATGGCTGAGGGTATTTACGTGGCACTTATCACCACCATTGCCGGTTTAGCCGTGGCTATAATCATCCTCCCCCTCTATACTCATATTAACAGTAGAATAGAGAGTGAACTGGATAAAATAGAGATCGCCAAAAAAATGACCAACTGGCGAACTGCAGAGATGCGAATTAAGGTGGATTCCGATGTTGAAAATGCAATTACAGCCTTAAAAGAATCTAATGGTATTTTAGAAGTTAAAGAGCTTCACCAAGATAAAGAGGCCAATATCTGGATTTCACTGAACCCCCACATGCTGGAGAAAAGTATCGGCAATATAATTAAGGAAAAATGCAATACCGAAGCCAGAATAGTGGAGAGTAAACTAAAACAATGAGTATTATATTAATTTCAGATTAATATTTAAACTAATTAATTATATAAATCAGATTTCATTTAACTAAATTAATCAATTAAATTAGTGAATTCATCAAACTAATAACACTAAAGAATTTATAAGGGGATTTGGAGATGGCTATAGATACCAATAGTTACCGCAGGAAGCTGCGCAGCAGACAGGCACGGGTTAACCTGGTTCCCCTTATTGATGTTATTTTTACTATTCTCATATTTCTCATGGTTACCAGTAGTTTCCAGGTTGCCACTGATTCCAGTGCTGGTAAACCCCAGGTAAGTCAAAGCAGTGGCAGTTCAGAATATTATCTTTTCCCAGTGACTGGTCTTAAAACTGTCACTGTTAATGGGGAGGATATGTCCAGTTATATCCGTAACAGTGCCATTGCAATTCATACCAGAGTAATAGATGAAGGAGAAATCGTTATCAAGCCCAAGGAAGGATCCATTATCATCACTACACCGGCGGGAATGAGTCCAGATAAGGCAGTCAGTATTCCCCAAAGTTGACCATACACAAATTACGGCATACACAAATTACTGTATATTGAATATATATCATATTTACATGTACAATCTCAGTTACAACTCTTTATGAGGTTTCCAGATATTTTAAGGGTTGTACAACTCTTTAGATTGCATGATCACTGAATAAAAAAAGATTGGAGTTTTGGAAAGGTGAAATAAATGTATCTAGGAAGAATATTGGCAGTTGGAAGTAGTGAAACAGGTAATTTTGTGGCGTATAGAGTGTCCAGTCGTTCTTTCCCCAACAGGATCACCAGAACATTTCCCGAAAGGGTAGCTGTGGTTCCCAAGGAAGGGCATGAAAAGGATGTTTTTGTAAGTCCATACATAGCCTACAATTGCATACGTCTGGTGGATGATGTGGCAGTGGTTTCCAATGGTTCCCACACCGATGTAATTGCCGAGAAAATCGCATCAGGTATGAGCATTCGGGATTCATTAGCCCTTTCACTCATGACCATGGATTACGAAAAGGATGACTTTAACACTCCCCGAATTGCAGGGGCGGTTACCCTGGAAGGAGAAGCATACATTGGCATTGTCACCCATGAAAAGATCCAGGTGGAAAAGGTTCCCGATGGTGAAGCCAGTTACATAGCTACCTATGAACATATACAACCCAACAAAGTGGAATTTACTGCAGGTAACGTATCTGAAGCTGCTCAGTTCATAATGGATAAGGGGAAGTTCTCCCAGTTCACCAATCCCGTAACTTCCGCGGCTGCATTCGGTCAAAAAGATTGGGAATTAAAATCGATTTAAAAAAAATTGGTTTTATATCTTTAATTTACCACCCGCGGTGTCTATAGTAGACCATTTCATTTCCTAATTAACCATCATTATAAATCCTAGTACGATGATTAATCCCACGTAAAGATTCTTATAAATATCAAACAATAACATTAAGACCAGTCCAGATATGATTGGACTATTCCCATACGACATTTAAACCCAAATCGGTGCTAACCATGGAAATCAAAATTATAGGGCTCACCAGTATTCCCCTCATTAAAAAAGGAGATGATCTATCCCAACTCATCCTGCAGGCTGCGGAACTACAGGGCATTGAACTGGATGATGAGGATATTCTGGTTATTGCTGAAACAGCAGTGGCTAAAGCTGAAGGCTACCTAATTCATCTGGAAAGTATTAAACCAAGCCAACGTGCCAGGGAAATTGCTGAACTAACCGGGAAAGACTCTGAACTGGTTGAAGCAATAATTCAGGAGTCAGAGGAGATCATTAAGGTCGGACCGGACTTCATTATCTCTGAAACCAAGCATGGTTTTGTGTGTGCCAATGCCGGTATTGATGAATCCAATGTGGAAAATGGACTGGCAACACCCATACCTGTAAATCCGGATAAAAGTGCCCAGGAGATAAGGGAAAAATTAGAAACCAATAATGGAAAGAGTATTGCAATAATAATATCTGACACACAGGGTAGAGCATTCCGTGAAGGAGCCATTGGCACAGCTATAGGTATTTCTGGGATGGAACCCCTCTGGGATCGTTGCGGTGAACTTGATTTATATAATAGGGAGCTTAAAACTACCAGTATAGCTGTGGCTGATGAACTATCCTCAGCAGCTTCTCTGGTGATGGGTCAGGCTGATGAGGGGATACCCGTGGTTATCATCCGTGGTGTTAGCTACTTCCAGAAACTCAGAAGTGAATCTGCCACAATCCAACCATTAATAAGACCAAAAAAATACGATGTTTTCCGTTAGATGAATTCATCTAAAATTTCCGTAAATGAAATTCATCTAAAACCAAATGCCCATATCTCGATCGCGTATATCAATCTGTTTTAAATCCTGGAAGAAAAAATTTAAGGATAATGAGATTTTTAATAAGAAATTGTTTTATTGAAAATGTTTTGGAATGAAATGGTTTGATTATGAGTTGATCTATATGCCGGTTAATCAAATGGAAACGCAACTGGAAGCTATAACCACTACCATTGCTTACCTTGAAAAAAAGGGTTCTTGTGACCCAGAAGTGCTTAAAGAACTGAAAAACGAGCGAAATCGCCTTTTAAAGGAGCTGAATGTGCATCAGATAGGAATTTAAGCTTAATGAATTATACCGAAATAATGGGAAACTAAGGTTGAAATATAATCAATTAACTCATGATTACAATCCCACGGAGAAAAATTTCATGAACAAAAATTTCATGAAACATTTACTGATAATTGACTGATAATTTTGACTGAAAATTTAGTTGATACGTTGATAAAAATGATAAGCGTCCTTTCTGGTGGAACTGGCACTCCTAAGCTCCTGCAGGGCATGGTGGAGCTGGTAAATCCCGAAGATATTACTGTAATCGTGAACACTGTGGAGAATGAATATTTCTCAGGAGTTTACGTTGCCCCTGATGTGGACACCGTGCTTTACACCCTGGCGGGGATCATCAATGAGAACACTTGGTATGGAGTTAAGGATGATAGTTTTATAACCCATGATCGGTTAAAGGAGATCGGGTGTCCGGAAACCCTCAAGATCGGAGATCGTGACCGGGCCATGAAAATCCAGAAAACCCTGTTAATGAAGGAACATCCCCTTTCAGATGCAGTGAATATCCAGAGACTGGAACTGGGAATTAAGTCCCGGATAATTCCGATGAGCAACCAGAAATCTAAAATCACCATAACTACCCACCTTGGTGAAATGGAATTTCACCAGTTCCTGGTTGAAAATCAGGGAAAACCAGAAGTACATGATATAAGTTACCAGAAGGTTGATCCCACCCCTGGTTTAATAGAAAAAATCGAAAATTCAGATATGGTAGTTATTGGACCTTCTAACCCCATAACATCTATCGGACCCATAATATCAGCCAAGGGCGTTAGAAAAGCATTGCAAAAGACTTATGTTGTTGGTGTATCTCCAATAGTGGGTAATAAGCCAGTTAGTGGTCCGGCTGCTAAGTTTATGCAGGCCATGGGTCATGAAGTTTCATCTCTGGGAGTGGCGGACATATATAAAGATTTTATGGATAAATTCATAATTGACCTGGTGGACAGAGATCATCAGGAAGAAATAGAAAAGCTAATATCAGATGTCATGATAACTCACACCATCATGACCAATGTTACAGATAAGATAAATTTAGCCAGATGTATTTTGGGTGAAAATGTATGATACAAATGACTTTAATTCAAATTGACAACTACGGACCCTGGACTGTTACCCCCAAACCACGGGCCGAAGCAGACCTGCAGATCTTGCAGGCAGAATTATACGCCGACCTTCAAAGGCAATTCGCAGTCAAAGGGGGATTGGTTTTCTTCACCCGCTTTGATAACATGCTGGCGGTCACCAACGGAGTGGATATGGAGCATCATCTGCGTATCCAGAAGTCCATTAACAACCGTTACCCCATAACCGTGAGTATGGGTGTGGGAACTGCTGAAACTCCCTACGAAGCACAGAGGAGCGCCACCAGTGCACTTCAGAAATATGGTGGAGCCCAATCCGAGGACCGGAGTGAAATCCTGGCCATTGAAGGACTGGTGAAACCAGATGACAGCTTTGTGCAGATTGCCCATATCGACATTAATGGAATCACTGACTCACTCACTGATATCATTCCAGCGTATGATACTTCTTTTATTGTTAACCGAGTTCAGCATTTCCTGATGAAGAAATTAATCGAAAAGGGATCTTTACTCTTTTTCATTGGCGGGGATAACTTCATGTCTCCCTGTAATGGTATGAACCCCGAAGGACTGCTTACAATCATAGAAGAAATCGAAGAAGAAATCAACATCGCCCTGAAAGCAGGTGTGGGGAAGGCACCTACCGCTGAAAAGGCAGCTAACCTCGCTGATCTGGCCTTGGAAGAAATCCGAGATGGCTGCACCTACAACCTGGTTCATGTCATGAAGGAATAAAACCTGCATGAAGGAATAAAACTGATTAAACTTTTAAAAAGGGTTTTAATGAATTTACATTCATTATACCTTATAATTTAAAGACTGCATGAGTAATATGACATATAACTCTTGATTAGTCGAGATTAGTTCATTTAATTTGCATAATTTATACAGCATATTGGAGTGGAATTTATTGAAGTCCTAGCTCCCATGGCAGGTATCACTGATGGTACTTTTTGCCGGGACATTTCAACTCTTGGGTTTGACATGGTGACCTTGGGAGGTTACAACGCTGATCAATCCACCCTTAATGCAGGGCAGGAAATTCTGGCCCGTGGAAGGCCTGAGTTTGACTTAAAACCAGGGGATTTACTCCCCTATCTGGAAGAACAATCTTTTCTCCTTAAATGTCAGGATTTATGGGATGGTATGGTTTCTGTTAATCTTCGTGCCCTTACTACCGATCCCATTATTGAGGTTTCCCGACTTAAAAATGTGGATGTGGTGGAGATCAACGCCCACTGCCGACAACCAGAAATAACTCAACTGGGTTGTGGCCAGGCACTCATGGAAAACCCATCTCATCTGGAAAAATTCACCAGGGAAGTGGTGAAAAAGGCTAAGAGTAAAGTATCCGTGAAGATACGGGCCAATGTTCCTGATGTTGATGAAATTAAAACAGTCAGTGCCATTGATCATGCCGGTGCAGATTATCTACATCTAGATGCCATGAAACCAGGTTTTAACTCGGCAGATTATGATATGGTTAAATTAATCCGCCAGGAAACTTCCATGTTCATTATTGGCAACAATTCAATCAGAGATATTGGATCTGCCAGGAAGATGTTGGCTGCTGGTGCTGATGGAATATCAATTGCAAGAGCTGCCATTGGAGGAACACTATCCTTTGATCTATCCCAAATATAGAAGTGAATATTTTTTATATAATAAAATTTTTAATATGAAATCATATAAATTAAAAACAATGGATCAAAAAAATAAAAGAACATACGGCTCATAGATAGATTACTCATTTAATTTAATTATTATATAAAAAGGTGGTTAAATGTCTTTTATAGAATTGGAAAACGTCACCAAGACCTTTGATGGTGTGGAAATCCTGAAAAACCTGAACATAACCATAGAGGAAGGTGCTGTTCTTGGTATCCTGGGAAGAAGCGGCTCTGGAAAGTCAGTCCTCATAAACATGTTAAGGGGAATGAAGGACTACCGCCCCAATGAAGGTCGAATCCTTTATAATGTAGCTGTTTGCCCCGGATGCTTAAGGGTAGAACCGCCTTCAATGGCAGAGAAATCCTGTAAATGTGGATGTAGCTATGAAGTCCAGAAAGTCGATTTCTGGCACTCGGATCGTAAACTTTTCGCAGCAATCAAACGCCGTATCTCCATCATGCTCCAGAGGACATTTGCCCTCTACGAGGATGACACGGTTATCGATAATGTTATAAAATCAATCACAGGACATGACGAGGAAGAAAGCACATACATGGCAATTGATCTTCTGGATATGGCCCAGATGACCCACCGGATCACCCATATCGCTCGTGATCTTTCTGGTGGAGAAAAACAAAGAGTGGTTCTGGCCCGCCAGATTGCTAAGGAACCAATGCTATTTTTAGCAGATGAACCCACCGGTACACTTGACCCTCAAACCGCTGAATTAATCCACCAGGCCTTGATTAAAGGGGTGAAGGAAAAGGGAACCACCATGGTCATCACTTCCCACTGGCCAGAGGTGATGCGACAACTATCAGACTATGTTATCTGGTTGGAGAAGGGAGAAATTGTGGAAGAAGGAGACCCGGAAACTGTGGTGCAGAGTTTCATGGATCAGGTCCCTCTTCCTGAAAAGAAAACCGAATTCAAGGCAGGTGGACCCATCATAAAAATGGAAGGAGTGAAAAAACACTACTACTCCATTGATCGGGGAGTGGTTAAGGCTGTGGATGGTATAGACCTGGTTGTTGATGAAGGAGAAATATTCGGAGTGGTTGGACTCTCAGGAGCCGGTAAAACCACCCTTTCCCGTATTCTATACGGCCTCACTGATCCCAGTAGCGGCCAAATCA comes from the Methanobacterium sp. genome and includes:
- a CDS encoding archaetidylserine decarboxylase is translated as MFVKGTLKKAGILLTLAVLPFLFGYVIVSFIMFSLIAFLMQFFRDPNRKIPYNGGLIVAPADGRILKGKIDRVKTVHYEDPLMEHILSPGGKGILISTFMSPFDVHVNRAPISGTIVKTQHYPGKFKIAMRNVLTENEKNLIVIDSEYGKVGVIQIAGFVARRIVQYVEVGDQVKTGDRLGMIRFGSRVDLIIPYENTELMVTEGKKPTAGETIIAQMRKKS
- a CDS encoding rod shape-determining protein, producing the protein MFGFGKKDEVEDDKKQALSNTLGIDLGTLNTVVARPSGDKFDLFKIPSVVAVKKEDPGYVLAVGEEAKAMLGRTPEDIIAVRPLRQGVIESIAQAESLLLYSMDLGSGEDTSSIDRIVVGIPGDASEVEKKAVEDIGKKAGANYVLVISEGLAAAIGAGLPIAEASGTMVIDIGAGSSDVVVISLGGITDIETIRSGGDDIDSNIVEKVKEIYNVEIGIHEAEKAKIEVGMVHSENDGENGKTVVIGKSMATNKPEKVEIDSTLVADAAEPIIVKLVEALAKVLERMSPELISGVYNKTVVVGGTSQLKGLKERIYEEVGVPVEISDDPMTVVAKGTAIVAAEPRALEPEVRLKAMK
- a CDS encoding archaetidylserine synthase; translation: MDIRHYMAAADLVSLANASSGFLAVVMVSTGDLILAAKFMLLAVIFDSVDGWVARQTNRVDEHGFGKNMDSLSDVISFGVAPGMLLFAACQSYSIPYLNILVALLIVICGILRLSRFNVLADSSDVPGGDKFVGLPIPTTALILGSFYLSGMFRMDLALIIMAVVAVFMISTIEYPKFRGMILMVGGSILIIGTILPQNISSLIAYLPAKLLFIFTIIYVIIVPLMELYGRLHRSGPHVR
- a CDS encoding IMP cyclohydrolase — encoded protein: MYLGRILAVGSSETGNFVAYRVSSRSFPNRITRTFPERVAVVPKEGHEKDVFVSPYIAYNCIRLVDDVAVVSNGSHTDVIAEKIASGMSIRDSLALSLMTMDYEKDDFNTPRIAGAVTLEGEAYIGIVTHEKIQVEKVPDGEASYIATYEHIQPNKVEFTAGNVSEAAQFIMDKGKFSQFTNPVTSAAAFGQKDWELKSI
- a CDS encoding RcpC/CpaB family pilus assembly protein, with the translated sequence MLDKILGKKDKDKKDVPDLRKEGKKADSDIGGRLKGMVSKATEKSKEKITNNNSKGDDGKLSSGDKKPRPMPKPRPIPKDKPTLKPPLKKQPQKKGRFGGIGSAAGFGKGVPDDDQRTLVGAAVFGIILIVLVGAGYYFLVFAPYQDAMTAAKQTKITEVNTYFKGALALDPRKTSILAEIDGGTTPEMVLAVDVLGPATESWREYQNQQIEAKKDPYGRVMITYAAGGQKNLMMKVADAQKIVNEADATVLANMEIKTPDTVAVPIIITRLQAAGGLINVGDSVDVYLTTTNASATTTAANNTTTNQTATTQSTASSPTISGATVLAILRAKDSGTVGAQLEQSQEVAVNTLTMTTSRSQTASTDVEELLKAAASNTWNEAQVTSLLNAYGWRLSDFERASNLGELDVRYMVVLEVPRENALFLMQNSQSLQLTVPTQNAPEWMITELKRIYGTG
- a CDS encoding MotA/TolQ/ExbB proton channel family protein, which gives rise to MIYEFFAGSFNTILEMFKSGGVITYIITIIGIYGIFYSAEKIYYLRKISQVGLPQIMSEVNKSMERGGSLEALRSIGRYQNPISKIVAEALKIGFRNNREVEDAMERVFIVEMGRMTKGMDTIRTIIEIAPLLGLIGTVLGMWYTFKAMGVNASPTGMAEGIYVALITTIAGLAVAIIILPLYTHINSRIESELDKIEIAKKMTNWRTAEMRIKVDSDVENAITALKESNGILEVKELHQDKEANIWISLNPHMLEKSIGNIIKEKCNTEARIVESKLKQ
- the rnhB gene encoding ribonuclease HII — its product is MKIIGIDEAGRGSVLGPLVVSGVAVEEDRVKYLERLGLKDSKKISPKKRIVLSRKIKRIAECHTVHITAHDIDTLRSRDVNLNEIEKIAINRIISESNPSTCFIDSMDVKPERLTSELETMHSEVRVVAEHKADDRYPIVSAASIIAKVERDRAIQDIRKTYENVGSGYPSDPKTIEFLKTISPVEDLPDFVRSSWATVERIRG
- a CDS encoding biopolymer transporter ExbD encodes the protein MAIDTNSYRRKLRSRQARVNLVPLIDVIFTILIFLMVTSSFQVATDSSAGKPQVSQSSGSSEYYLFPVTGLKTVTVNGEDMSSYIRNSAIAIHTRVIDEGEIVIKPKEGSIIITTPAGMSPDKAVSIPQS